A genome region from Macaca nemestrina isolate mMacNem1 chromosome 20, mMacNem.hap1, whole genome shotgun sequence includes the following:
- the LOC105478515 gene encoding cell adhesion molecule CEACAM16 — MALTGYSWLLLSATFLNVGAEISITLEPAQPTEGDNITLVVHGLSGELLAYNWYAGPTLSVSYLVASYIVSTGDETPGPAHTGREAVRPDGSLDIQGVLPRHSGTYILQTYNRQFQTEVGYGHMQVYEILAQPTVLANSTALVERRDTLRLMCGSPSTTAEVRWFFNGGALPVALRLGLSPDGRMLARHGIRREEAGAYQCEVWNPVSVSRSEPINLTVYFGPERVAILQDSTTRTGCTIKVDFNMSLTLWCVSRSCPEPEYVWAFNGQALKNGQDHINISSMTAAQEGTYTCIAKNTKTLLSGSASVVVKLSAAAVAMMIVPVPTKPMEGQDVTLTVQGYPKDLLVYAWYRGPASEPNRLLSQLPSGTWIAGPAHTGREVGFPNCSLLVQKLNLTDTGRYTLKTVTLQGKTETLEVELQVAPLG; from the exons ATGGCGCTGACTGGGTACAGCTGGCTGCTCCTCAGTG CCACATTCCTGAATGTGGGGGCTGAGATCTCTATCACCCTGGAGCCTGCCCAGCCGACCGAAGGGGACAACATCACGCTGGTCGTCCACGGGCTTTCGGGGGAACTGCTCGCCTACAACTGGTACGCGGGGCCCACGCTCAGCGTATCGTACCTGGTGGCCAGCTACATTGTGAGCACAGGCGATGAGACTCCTGGCCCGGCCCACACGGGGCGGGAGGCTGTGCGCCCCGATGGCAGCCTGGACATCCAGGGCGTCCTGCCCCGGCACTCAGGCACCTACATCCTGCAGACGTACAACAGGCAGTTTCAGACTGAGGTGGGCTACGGACACATGCAGGTCTATG AGATCCTGGCCCAGCCCACAGTCTTGGCCAACAGCACGGCACTGGTGGAGCGTCGAGACACCCTACGCCTTATGTGTGGCAGCCCCAGCACCACAGCTGAGGTCCGCTGGTTCTTCAACGGTGGGGCCCTGCCCGTCGCTCTCCGCCTGGGCCTGTCCCCTGACGGCCGgatgctggccaggcatggcaTCCGCCGGGAGGAGGCCGGTGCCTATCAATGTGAGGTGTGGAACCCGGTCAGTGTCAGCCGCAGTGAGCCCATCAACCTGACCGTGTACT TTGGCCCAGAACGTGTGGCCATCCTCCAGGATTCCACCACCCGCACAGGCTGCACCATCAAAGTTGACTTCAACATGTCCCTCACCCTGTGGTGCGTGTCCAGGTCCTGCCCAGAGCCCGAGTATGTGTGGGCCTTCAATGGGCAGGCCCTAAAGAACGGTCAAGACCACATCAACATCAGCAGCATGACAGCTGCCCAGGAGGGGACGTACACATGTATTGCGAAGAACACCAAGACCCTGCTATCTGGATCTGCCTCAGTCGTGGTCAAGCTCTCTG CTGCAGCAGTTGCCATGATGATCGTGCCCGTGCCCACCAAGCCAATGGAGGGCCAGGACGTGACGCTGACCGTGCAGGGCTACCCCAAGGACCTGCTGGTCTACGCCTGGTACCGCGGGCCTGCCTCCGAGCCCAACCGGCTGCTCAGCCAGCTGCCGTCAGGAACCTGGATTGCAGGCCCCGCACACACAGGCCGGGAGGTGGGCTTCCCCAACTGCTCACTGTTGGTGCAAAAGCTGAACCTCACAGACACTGGCCGCTACACACTCAAGACCGTCACACTGCAGGGCAAGACCGAGACACTGGAAGTGGAGCTGCAGGTGGCCC CCCTGGGGTAG